One Thermococcus eurythermalis DNA segment encodes these proteins:
- a CDS encoding pyridoxal-phosphate-dependent aminotransferase family protein, translated as MELHFDMQYEDAYREVYEMVKPKYKLFTAGPVACFPEVLAIMSVQMFSHRSAEAKEVHVDTLNRLKAFLEADKGEIILFPSSGTGFMEAAVRNAVPHGGKVLVTVIGAFGKRFAEVVEANGRKAVILEKEPGYAIKPEELDDALRKNPDVHAVTITYNETSTGVLNPLPELAKVVHEHDKLLFVDAVSAMGGADIKFDEWGIDLVFASSQKAFGVPPGLAVAAVSERVFEIAEKMPERGWYFDLPLYKKFNAKKKGTPSTPPLPQIFGLNVVLRIIEKMGGKEAWLDMYRKRSEMIREGVREMGLGILAEPGYESPTITAVVVPEGMKGVDVYNAMRERGFELAKGYGSVAEKTFRIGNMGYMTFDDIREMLDNLREVIEKLKA; from the coding sequence ATGGAGCTCCACTTTGACATGCAGTACGAGGACGCTTATAGGGAAGTCTACGAGATGGTGAAGCCGAAGTACAAGCTCTTCACCGCCGGCCCCGTCGCCTGCTTCCCGGAAGTCCTCGCGATAATGAGCGTCCAGATGTTCAGCCACCGCTCGGCCGAGGCAAAGGAGGTTCACGTTGACACCCTCAACAGACTCAAGGCCTTCCTTGAGGCCGACAAAGGCGAGATAATACTCTTTCCGAGCTCCGGAACCGGCTTCATGGAGGCAGCGGTTAGAAACGCCGTCCCGCACGGTGGAAAGGTTCTCGTGACCGTTATCGGGGCCTTCGGAAAGCGCTTTGCTGAAGTCGTCGAGGCCAACGGAAGGAAGGCCGTAATCCTTGAGAAGGAGCCCGGCTATGCCATAAAGCCTGAGGAGCTCGACGACGCCCTCAGGAAGAACCCCGACGTCCACGCCGTCACGATAACCTACAACGAGACCTCAACCGGTGTGCTTAACCCGCTCCCCGAGCTGGCCAAGGTCGTGCACGAGCACGACAAGCTCCTCTTCGTTGACGCCGTTTCAGCCATGGGCGGCGCTGACATCAAGTTCGACGAGTGGGGCATTGACCTCGTCTTTGCGAGCAGTCAGAAGGCCTTCGGCGTCCCGCCGGGACTGGCAGTCGCCGCTGTGAGCGAGCGCGTCTTCGAGATAGCCGAGAAGATGCCGGAGCGCGGCTGGTACTTCGACCTTCCGCTCTACAAGAAGTTCAATGCGAAGAAGAAGGGAACGCCCTCAACGCCTCCACTTCCGCAGATATTCGGTCTCAACGTCGTCCTGAGGATTATAGAAAAGATGGGCGGCAAAGAGGCCTGGCTCGACATGTACAGGAAGAGGAGCGAAATGATACGCGAGGGCGTCAGGGAGATGGGCCTTGGAATCCTTGCGGAGCCTGGCTACGAGAGCCCAACGATTACAGCCGTCGTCGTCCCCGAGGGAATGAAGGGCGTCGACGTCTACAACGCCATGCGCGAGCGCGGCTTCGAGCTTGCCAAGGGCTACGGAAGCGTCGCCGAGAAGACCTTCAGGATTGGAAACATGGGTTACATGACCTTCGACGACATCCGCGAGATGCTCGACAACCTCAGGGAAGTCATAGAAAAGCTTAAGGCCTGA
- a CDS encoding P-loop NTPase family protein yields the protein MGVYIFKPEDLIRYGSARPEQMELLKEKILGKKDILVVGTSRSGKTKLVEALLHYVPDDWRIAVVTAYGEFKPFKPNIEVIDTAFDQRSTEERTNEVIKELRRLHPDYVVIDTLHTVSVPRILDRLIDDYAFIITSLVMTNDLKAEVMHWLGIDEKTFDRFDILVELSRDWRTGMKKINRIYRIKNGELEPIV from the coding sequence ATGGGCGTCTACATCTTTAAGCCCGAGGACTTGATACGGTACGGCTCGGCAAGGCCCGAGCAGATGGAGCTCCTGAAGGAAAAGATTCTCGGAAAGAAGGACATCCTCGTAGTCGGAACGAGCAGGAGCGGAAAGACGAAGCTGGTCGAGGCACTGCTCCACTACGTCCCCGACGACTGGAGGATAGCGGTCGTAACTGCCTACGGCGAGTTCAAGCCCTTCAAGCCTAACATCGAGGTCATTGATACGGCCTTTGACCAGCGCTCGACGGAGGAGAGAACCAACGAGGTTATCAAGGAGCTCAGAAGGCTCCACCCGGACTACGTGGTGATAGACACCCTCCACACGGTCAGCGTCCCGAGAATTCTGGACAGGTTGATAGACGACTACGCCTTTATCATCACTTCCCTTGTGATGACCAATGACCTGAAGGCTGAAGTCATGCACTGGCTTGGAATAGACGAGAAGACCTTCGACCGCTTTGATATCCTCGTCGAGCTGAGCAGGGACTGGAGAACCGGAATGAAGAAGATAAACAGGATTTACAGGATTAAGAACGGGGAGCTCGAACCGATAGTTTAG
- a CDS encoding ATP-binding protein: MITQKFVDRKEELTTLRRAFKKGALIIVYGRRRVGKTRLLVEASRGFRTLYHLCKEEEVSETLRTLNAKLFSLTSDESLLRHPVHSFDEFFERLPEDVVVIFDEFQILAKNHPRILGVLQEHLDFRGSGSIVLCGSSVSMMEELVSYGSPIYGRRTLSLRVEPLKFRHIGEFFPNYSLEDLVKVYGMVDGIPEYLLRLDPSLSPEENAREEFFGRGVLYDEAEYLLRYELRDLSTYNTILEAISYGHRSFNELRNITGLDGSKLTRYLSILINLGIVGREASVTEKPKKRARNSRYFIRDNYFAFYYTFVYPFREGIEIGMPDEALEHFERNFNRYLGWVFENIAKQFLIELNQVGQLPFKFTKIGRWWRRGEEIDLVALNEREKKALFVEVKWKDLSEREAQRVLKDLERKAELVGLEGWEKNYGFIAKSLEGKEELKKEGWFAWDLNDFETQQKIPL, encoded by the coding sequence ATGATTACGCAAAAGTTCGTTGACAGGAAGGAAGAATTAACGACCCTGAGGAGGGCCTTCAAAAAGGGCGCACTGATTATCGTCTACGGTAGGAGAAGGGTTGGGAAGACGAGACTCCTCGTTGAGGCTTCCAGGGGGTTCAGAACCCTCTACCACCTCTGCAAGGAGGAAGAAGTTAGCGAGACCCTGAGAACGCTCAACGCGAAGCTCTTCTCGCTCACAAGTGATGAATCACTGCTGAGGCATCCAGTACACTCGTTCGATGAATTCTTCGAGAGACTGCCTGAAGACGTCGTGGTCATCTTTGACGAATTCCAGATTTTGGCCAAAAATCACCCCAGAATCCTCGGCGTCCTTCAGGAGCACCTTGACTTCCGGGGAAGCGGGAGCATCGTCCTCTGCGGTTCGAGCGTCTCGATGATGGAAGAGCTCGTTTCCTACGGCAGTCCAATCTATGGGAGGAGAACCCTCTCGCTCAGGGTCGAACCCCTGAAGTTCCGTCACATCGGCGAGTTTTTTCCGAATTACAGCCTCGAAGACCTCGTCAAGGTCTACGGCATGGTGGATGGAATCCCGGAGTACCTGCTCCGCCTCGACCCGTCACTCTCGCCCGAGGAGAACGCGCGGGAGGAGTTCTTCGGAAGGGGCGTCCTCTATGACGAAGCAGAATACCTGCTCCGCTACGAGCTCCGCGATTTAAGCACCTACAACACGATTCTTGAGGCCATAAGCTACGGCCACCGCTCGTTCAACGAGCTGAGGAACATTACAGGACTCGACGGGTCAAAGCTGACACGCTACCTCAGCATACTCATAAACCTAGGAATAGTCGGCAGGGAAGCCTCCGTTACGGAAAAGCCGAAAAAACGGGCAAGAAACTCGCGGTATTTCATACGGGACAACTACTTCGCCTTCTACTACACGTTCGTTTATCCGTTCAGGGAAGGGATAGAGATTGGAATGCCGGATGAGGCGCTGGAGCACTTTGAAAGGAACTTCAACCGCTACCTCGGGTGGGTCTTTGAGAATATTGCCAAGCAGTTCCTCATCGAGCTGAACCAGGTTGGACAGTTGCCGTTTAAGTTCACGAAAATCGGCAGGTGGTGGCGCAGGGGTGAGGAGATTGATTTAGTCGCTTTGAACGAGAGGGAGAAGAAGGCGCTCTTCGTCGAGGTGAAGTGGAAGGACTTAAGCGAGCGGGAAGCGCAGAGAGTTTTGAAGGACTTGGAGCGGAAAGCAGAGTTGGTGGGGCTTGAAGGCTGGGAGAAAAACTACGGGTTTATAGCTAAGAGTCTGGAAGGGAAAGAGGAGCTGAAAAAGGAGGGTTGGTTTGCCTGGGACTTAAACGACTTTGAGACCCAGCAAAAGATACCGTTATAA
- a CDS encoding asparagine synthetase A yields MNALQIVSRKIDPIAEVQTRAITYLTGELSRKGFRWLLPVMLSSITDPLWPEPSSEEALRPPEVEVYGEKLRLMHSMILHKQMAVAMGIDKLFVLSPNIRLEGRESDDGRHAYEFTQLDFEIARASMDDVMSLIEELIVGLFRELRPVVWESFERELPKPRRPFKRFTLEEIREEFGSEEEASREMGEPFWITGIPREFYDREVDGIWRNCDLYLPEGYGEVSSGGEREWEYEKILAKIRASGLSEEAFRPYLEVAKAGLLRPSAGAGIGVERLIRYIVGAKHIAEVQPFPRIPGVPAVI; encoded by the coding sequence ATGAACGCTCTCCAAATCGTAAGCAGGAAAATTGACCCGATTGCAGAGGTTCAGACGAGGGCCATAACTTATCTCACAGGCGAGCTGTCGAGGAAAGGCTTCCGCTGGTTGCTACCGGTGATGCTCAGCTCGATAACCGACCCGCTCTGGCCCGAGCCTTCCTCCGAGGAGGCCCTGAGACCGCCGGAGGTCGAGGTCTACGGGGAAAAGCTCAGGCTGATGCATAGCATGATACTCCACAAGCAGATGGCCGTCGCGATGGGGATAGATAAGCTCTTCGTCCTCTCGCCCAACATACGGCTCGAGGGCAGGGAATCAGACGACGGAAGGCACGCCTACGAGTTCACCCAGCTCGACTTCGAAATTGCCCGCGCGAGCATGGACGACGTTATGAGTCTGATAGAGGAGCTCATCGTCGGCCTCTTCCGCGAGCTCAGACCTGTCGTCTGGGAGTCCTTCGAGAGGGAGCTTCCAAAGCCGAGGAGGCCATTCAAACGCTTCACCCTTGAGGAAATCCGCGAGGAGTTCGGGAGCGAGGAGGAGGCGAGCAGAGAAATGGGAGAGCCCTTCTGGATAACTGGAATCCCGAGGGAGTTCTACGACAGGGAAGTTGACGGAATCTGGAGAAACTGCGACCTCTATTTGCCTGAAGGTTACGGCGAGGTCTCGAGCGGTGGCGAGCGGGAGTGGGAGTACGAGAAGATACTGGCGAAAATACGCGCCTCTGGCCTGAGCGAAGAGGCCTTCAGACCGTACCTTGAGGTAGCCAAGGCCGGTCTCCTTAGGCCCAGCGCTGGCGCGGGAATCGGCGTCGAAAGGCTAATCCGCTACATCGTCGGAGCGAAGCACATAGCCGAAGTCCAGCCCTTCCCAAGGATTCCGGGTGTTCCTGCGGTTATTTAA
- a CDS encoding DUF257 family protein, which produces MKAEVSELLELVKHGEMVIVEHETSYVSEFLLKLLADYTRESGVPFVIEDYFDSLYTLLVHSDILGLDVDIGHSYVLKVGGRHKVGGTVRQVEFHPDPRVFLRNYDGASPQLGGIDGPALHLVLGFENVLYFVRDVRDFYRLLLGIQRYVGNNQRKTLYLLPSGFFANLPRYILPELRRIATGLWAAETLPMGLSVSIRKSSDLTLTGMKFEVELGGDLSERR; this is translated from the coding sequence ATGAAAGCAGAAGTTTCAGAACTCCTTGAGTTAGTAAAGCATGGAGAAATGGTAATAGTTGAACACGAGACGTCTTACGTTTCGGAGTTTTTACTCAAGCTCCTTGCGGACTACACACGGGAAAGCGGGGTTCCCTTCGTGATTGAGGATTATTTTGATAGTCTTTACACATTGCTTGTTCACAGTGATATCCTCGGTCTTGATGTTGATATCGGCCACTCTTACGTCCTGAAGGTTGGGGGCAGACATAAGGTGGGGGGCACCGTCAGGCAGGTGGAGTTCCACCCGGACCCGAGGGTTTTCCTCAGAAACTACGATGGGGCGTCTCCCCAGTTGGGGGGGATAGATGGCCCGGCTTTGCACCTGGTTCTTGGTTTTGAAAACGTCCTTTACTTCGTGCGGGACGTCCGGGACTTCTACCGTCTGCTCCTCGGTATCCAGCGCTACGTGGGCAATAACCAGAGAAAGACATTGTATCTTCTTCCATCAGGGTTCTTCGCAAACCTGCCCCGCTACATTCTCCCCGAGCTACGGAGGATAGCCACTGGACTCTGGGCCGCTGAAACTCTCCCCATGGGTCTTTCCGTGTCGATTCGGAAGAGCTCTGACCTGACTTTAACTGGCATGAAGTTTGAGGTAGAGCTTGGGGGTGACCTCAGTGAAAGACGCTAA
- a CDS encoding DUF257 family protein translates to MKDAKLAVATAKDIERILDEVRFGGFTLVKNYSMVGAELMLYALLNYTYGHSLPVIVEDIFDAFVGYVRHFDVMGLAPPMDHVGVLKVGGIDEVGNVFGKLQFEADPLLYIKKKERAVKEAIGDDPHVYIITGFERLLGFQRDIKSVYAIASHMREELGNEKRLVISIVEGHVIEGFPMNPLPLLEGVATSVIELHDREDLVCLDLKKSVFNILGGTNKLFIRPADVVGWC, encoded by the coding sequence GTGAAAGACGCTAAACTTGCCGTTGCAACGGCAAAGGACATCGAGAGGATCCTCGACGAAGTCAGGTTCGGGGGCTTCACGCTGGTCAAGAACTACTCAATGGTGGGTGCTGAGCTCATGCTCTACGCTCTCCTCAACTACACCTACGGGCACAGTTTGCCGGTCATTGTGGAGGACATATTCGATGCTTTTGTCGGCTACGTGAGGCACTTTGATGTCATGGGGCTTGCCCCTCCGATGGACCACGTTGGGGTTCTGAAGGTTGGCGGTATTGATGAGGTTGGGAACGTCTTTGGTAAGCTCCAGTTTGAGGCAGACCCCTTGCTTTATATCAAGAAAAAGGAGAGGGCAGTAAAAGAGGCGATAGGGGACGACCCCCACGTGTACATTATCACGGGATTTGAGAGACTTCTTGGGTTCCAGCGTGATATCAAGAGCGTCTATGCCATTGCCAGCCACATGCGCGAGGAGCTGGGGAACGAGAAGAGGCTGGTAATCAGCATAGTCGAGGGGCACGTTATTGAGGGCTTTCCCATGAACCCGCTTCCCCTGCTTGAAGGTGTTGCCACTTCGGTCATCGAACTCCACGACCGTGAAGACTTAGTCTGTCTTGACCTCAAAAAGTCCGTATTTAACATCCTCGGGGGGACGAACAAACTATTTATAAGGCCCGCAGACGTTGTTGGCTGGTGCTGA
- a CDS encoding NAD(P)-binding protein — MVKIKVNGKEVEAPEGRPLIELLREMGHVPGFCYNEELDPYGSCRLCLISTKRGVTTSCTLKPVEGLEVETLTDEVVSMRKTALELILSNHYGDCIGPCQDACPAHSDVQGYLALIAMGKYHEAVKLMKEKYILPAVLGRVCPAFCEDACRRNLVDEPLAIRQLKRFAADYDLEHGPWMPEIPPSTGKRIAVVGGGPAGLACAYYLRLKGHEVTIIEAMPELGGMMRYGIPPYRLPKDVLDRDIATVINTGIEVKTNTALGRDVSLEELRERYDAVFLGVGAWRSRKMGIPGEELEGVMHGIEFLRKVNMGEKVELGERVIVVGGGNTAMDVARTALRLGAKVTVVYRRSKAEMPANEREVEEAMEEGVEFMFLTNPVKIIGDGKVEEVELVKMRLGEPDSSGRRRPIPIEGSEFRVKADNVILAIGQYCDEEFLKSLGIEARRGKALVDEVTLQTSVPGVFAGGDLVLGPSTVIESIATGRRAAIMIDLYLKGKLEKAKAVLTEPEKHIEEVLSDDDLYNVLFDLRPYNHWKRVTEKDYEHVERKPRAKVKLLDPEKRKRTFEEVEPALTEEQVLEEAKRCMSCGCMEVFRCKLREYATLYNARQDAFEGEGNKFEIDESHPWVTLDNNKCVLCGQCVRFTHEIAGEGVLDYLYRGFKTRVSPPPGDGLGEVEGKFIGEMIDLCPVGAITEKLPFVKPGPWKTKTVKTVCNGCSFACEMGIEVYDGMLVRASRVENSWNGHLCDYCRFARPWAEDLAGPLLNGEPVSWEEAKQFIEKGDYALILTPELTNEEIARLKAFAEEKGIPIGSTVSGGISTATLEDIRKAKRVLLKADPKKFPLLKILLRGKEIVEEGYEVAILEGGEPLDVPTLILHEGVNAVGLLKAGVTGIPESKAYVVVGRTKLELDGDVLVVPTGLWAERSGTVTNAFGMELKVEKAREGRSPLEVFL, encoded by the coding sequence ATGGTCAAAATCAAGGTCAACGGAAAGGAAGTCGAGGCCCCTGAAGGGAGGCCGCTCATAGAGCTCCTCCGCGAGATGGGCCACGTGCCCGGCTTCTGCTACAATGAAGAGCTTGACCCTTACGGCTCCTGCAGGCTCTGCCTCATCTCCACTAAGAGAGGGGTTACCACCTCGTGCACCCTCAAGCCAGTGGAGGGGCTTGAGGTAGAGACACTCACCGATGAAGTCGTTTCGATGAGGAAGACGGCGCTTGAACTCATCTTATCCAACCACTACGGCGACTGTATCGGTCCCTGTCAGGATGCCTGTCCGGCCCACAGCGACGTTCAGGGATACCTCGCACTCATAGCGATGGGCAAGTACCACGAGGCGGTCAAGCTGATGAAGGAGAAGTACATCCTGCCGGCTGTTCTCGGAAGGGTCTGCCCGGCCTTCTGTGAGGACGCCTGCCGGAGGAACCTCGTTGATGAACCGCTGGCGATAAGGCAGCTCAAGCGTTTTGCCGCTGACTACGACCTCGAGCACGGCCCGTGGATGCCTGAGATTCCACCCTCAACCGGAAAGAGGATTGCCGTCGTCGGAGGAGGGCCCGCTGGATTAGCGTGCGCCTACTACCTCCGCCTTAAGGGCCACGAGGTCACGATAATCGAGGCGATGCCGGAACTTGGAGGAATGATGCGCTACGGCATTCCGCCCTACAGGCTCCCGAAGGACGTCTTAGACAGGGACATTGCGACAGTGATAAACACAGGCATAGAGGTGAAGACCAACACCGCCCTCGGAAGGGACGTAAGCCTTGAGGAGCTCCGCGAGAGGTACGATGCCGTCTTCCTCGGCGTCGGGGCCTGGAGAAGCAGGAAAATGGGGATTCCGGGCGAGGAGCTTGAAGGTGTCATGCACGGAATAGAGTTCCTCAGGAAGGTTAACATGGGCGAAAAGGTCGAGCTCGGGGAGCGCGTCATAGTCGTCGGCGGCGGAAACACGGCCATGGACGTTGCGAGGACGGCTCTGAGGCTCGGTGCAAAGGTCACAGTCGTCTACCGCCGTTCGAAGGCAGAGATGCCCGCCAACGAGAGGGAAGTCGAGGAGGCCATGGAAGAGGGCGTCGAGTTCATGTTCCTGACCAATCCGGTGAAGATTATCGGAGACGGGAAGGTCGAGGAGGTAGAGCTAGTCAAGATGCGCCTCGGCGAGCCAGATTCAAGCGGAAGGAGGAGGCCGATACCAATAGAGGGCTCAGAGTTCAGGGTCAAGGCCGACAACGTTATCCTGGCGATAGGCCAGTACTGCGACGAGGAGTTCCTGAAGAGCCTCGGCATTGAGGCGAGGCGCGGAAAGGCCCTCGTTGATGAGGTGACGCTCCAGACGAGCGTTCCCGGTGTCTTCGCCGGCGGCGACCTCGTCCTCGGGCCGTCAACGGTTATCGAGAGCATAGCCACCGGAAGAAGGGCCGCGATAATGATAGACTTGTATCTTAAAGGCAAGCTTGAGAAGGCCAAAGCCGTTCTCACCGAGCCCGAGAAGCACATAGAGGAAGTCCTAAGCGACGACGACCTCTATAACGTTCTCTTTGACCTTAGACCCTACAACCACTGGAAGAGGGTCACCGAGAAGGACTATGAGCATGTCGAAAGAAAGCCGAGGGCGAAGGTGAAGCTCCTCGATCCGGAAAAGAGGAAGAGAACCTTCGAGGAGGTCGAGCCGGCCCTAACCGAGGAGCAGGTCCTTGAAGAAGCGAAGCGCTGTATGAGCTGCGGCTGTATGGAGGTCTTCCGCTGCAAGCTGAGGGAGTACGCCACGCTCTACAACGCCAGGCAGGACGCCTTCGAGGGCGAGGGGAACAAGTTCGAGATAGACGAGAGCCACCCGTGGGTAACGCTCGACAACAACAAGTGCGTCCTCTGCGGCCAGTGCGTCCGCTTCACCCACGAGATAGCCGGAGAGGGAGTCCTCGACTACCTCTACCGCGGGTTCAAGACTAGGGTCTCTCCGCCGCCTGGAGACGGCCTTGGGGAGGTGGAGGGTAAGTTCATCGGCGAGATGATAGACCTCTGTCCTGTCGGGGCGATAACTGAGAAGCTCCCCTTCGTCAAGCCCGGCCCGTGGAAGACAAAAACCGTAAAGACGGTCTGCAACGGTTGTTCCTTCGCATGTGAAATGGGGATAGAGGTCTACGACGGCATGCTCGTGAGGGCTTCGAGGGTGGAGAACTCATGGAACGGCCACCTCTGCGACTACTGCCGCTTCGCCAGGCCATGGGCCGAAGACCTTGCCGGCCCGCTCCTCAACGGCGAGCCGGTGAGCTGGGAGGAGGCGAAGCAATTCATTGAGAAGGGCGACTATGCCCTAATCCTGACACCAGAGCTGACGAACGAGGAAATCGCCCGGCTCAAGGCCTTTGCAGAGGAGAAGGGCATTCCAATAGGCTCGACTGTGAGCGGCGGCATCTCCACTGCCACACTTGAGGACATCAGGAAGGCAAAGCGCGTCCTCCTGAAGGCAGACCCGAAGAAGTTCCCGCTGCTCAAGATACTCCTGAGGGGCAAGGAAATCGTTGAGGAGGGCTACGAGGTTGCAATCCTCGAAGGGGGAGAACCTCTCGACGTCCCAACGCTAATCCTCCACGAGGGCGTCAATGCTGTCGGACTTCTAAAGGCAGGGGTAACTGGAATCCCGGAGAGCAAAGCCTACGTCGTGGTGGGGAGGACAAAGCTGGAGCTCGACGGGGACGTGCTGGTAGTCCCGACCGGCCTCTGGGCCGAGAGGAGCGGGACGGTAACCAACGCCTTTGGAATGGAGCTGAAGGTGGAGAAGGCGCGCGAGGGCCGTTCGCCGCTGGAAGTCTTTTTGTAG
- the nuoF gene encoding NADH-quinone oxidoreductase subunit NuoF: protein MSEIKAIAVGMNSCGIAAGARETYAAIKAELEKRNLDIKLKIVGCVGMCYREPLVDIITDEEIITYGHVDPKKVPRIIEEHVINGKPIEEWIVKRDWWENGERKTWDVDGYFAKQKKIVLENSGYIDPENIDEYIAVGGYEALKKALKMKPEEIIDIITKSGLRGRGGAGFPTGLKWKFTREAPGDEKYVICNADEGDPGAFMDRNVLEGDPHRVIEGMIIGAYAIGATKGFIYVRAEYPLAIRRLKIALKQARERGFLGENILGSGFSFDIVIKEGAGAFVCGEETALIASIEGKRGMPRPRPPYPAQKGLWGKPTNINNVETWANVPWIIKHGWEAYASIGTEKSKGTKVFALSGKIKHGGNVEVPMGMTLREILYEIGGGTKTGKKIKAVQLGGPSGGCIPEYLFDTPVDYESVTATGAIMGSGGMVVMDEDTCMVDVAKFFLDFTVKESCGKCTFCRLGTKRMWEILDKFTRGEATEEDLEKLERLAYQVKAGSLCGLGQTAPNPVLTTLRYFRDEYLAHIEGKCPAKVCKPLIKYVIIADRCTGCTACAIFCPVKAIKGEKLKPHVINQEECIKCGTCYEVCRFNAIEIVDAGGE from the coding sequence ATGTCTGAAATTAAGGCCATTGCAGTCGGCATGAACTCCTGCGGAATAGCGGCGGGCGCGAGGGAAACCTACGCTGCCATAAAGGCCGAGCTTGAGAAGCGAAACCTCGACATCAAGCTCAAGATAGTAGGCTGCGTTGGCATGTGCTACCGCGAGCCCCTCGTGGACATCATCACCGATGAGGAGATAATCACCTACGGCCACGTTGACCCCAAGAAGGTCCCCAGGATCATAGAGGAGCACGTTATCAACGGAAAGCCCATAGAAGAGTGGATTGTCAAGCGCGACTGGTGGGAGAACGGCGAGAGGAAGACGTGGGACGTTGACGGCTACTTCGCCAAACAGAAAAAGATAGTGCTCGAAAACTCCGGCTACATCGACCCCGAGAACATAGACGAGTACATCGCTGTTGGAGGCTATGAAGCCCTCAAAAAGGCCCTCAAGATGAAGCCGGAGGAGATTATAGACATCATTACGAAGTCCGGCCTCAGGGGAAGGGGCGGTGCAGGGTTCCCGACCGGGCTGAAGTGGAAGTTCACGAGGGAAGCTCCAGGAGACGAGAAGTACGTCATCTGCAACGCCGACGAAGGCGACCCCGGAGCCTTCATGGACAGGAACGTCCTTGAGGGCGACCCGCACCGCGTCATTGAGGGTATGATAATCGGTGCATACGCGATTGGAGCGACGAAGGGCTTCATCTACGTCCGTGCCGAGTACCCGCTGGCCATAAGGAGGCTGAAGATAGCGCTGAAGCAGGCGCGCGAGAGGGGTTTCCTCGGTGAGAACATCCTTGGTTCTGGCTTCTCTTTCGACATCGTCATTAAGGAAGGTGCTGGAGCGTTCGTCTGCGGTGAGGAAACAGCTTTGATAGCTTCCATAGAGGGCAAGCGCGGGATGCCGAGGCCGAGGCCGCCCTATCCGGCCCAGAAGGGCCTCTGGGGCAAGCCCACCAACATCAACAACGTGGAAACGTGGGCGAACGTGCCGTGGATAATCAAGCACGGCTGGGAGGCCTACGCCTCGATAGGAACCGAGAAGAGCAAGGGAACGAAGGTCTTTGCCCTGTCGGGCAAGATAAAGCACGGCGGAAACGTCGAAGTTCCGATGGGAATGACGCTGAGGGAGATACTCTACGAAATAGGCGGTGGGACGAAGACGGGTAAGAAGATTAAGGCCGTCCAGCTCGGCGGCCCCTCCGGAGGCTGCATTCCCGAATATCTCTTCGACACGCCCGTTGACTACGAGAGCGTTACGGCGACAGGTGCGATAATGGGGAGCGGTGGAATGGTCGTCATGGACGAGGACACCTGTATGGTGGACGTTGCCAAGTTCTTCCTCGACTTCACTGTGAAGGAATCCTGCGGAAAGTGCACCTTCTGCCGCCTTGGCACCAAGAGGATGTGGGAAATCCTTGACAAGTTCACGAGGGGCGAGGCAACTGAAGAAGATCTTGAGAAGCTCGAACGGCTCGCCTATCAGGTCAAAGCCGGCTCTCTCTGCGGTCTCGGGCAGACTGCTCCAAACCCCGTCCTCACGACGCTCCGCTACTTCAGGGACGAATACCTGGCGCACATCGAAGGGAAGTGCCCGGCCAAGGTCTGTAAGCCGCTCATCAAGTACGTCATCATCGCAGACAGGTGCACCGGCTGTACTGCATGTGCCATATTCTGCCCGGTGAAAGCTATCAAAGGCGAGAAGCTCAAGCCCCACGTTATCAACCAGGAGGAGTGCATCAAGTGCGGGACGTGCTACGAGGTTTGCCGGTTCAACGCCATAGAGATAGTCGATGCAGGGGGTGAGTGA
- the nuoE gene encoding NADH-quinone oxidoreductase subunit NuoE, with amino-acid sequence MGDDLSYIHSYPPEPSSLIPLLQRTQEKFGYLPRKALEEIANYLGVPLSRVYGVATFYAQFRFEPLGKYVVKICHGTACHVNGAVNISQAITEELGIEEGQTTEDGLVTLERVACLGCCSLAPVIMINDKVFGKLTPEKVRKLMRKLREGKLDV; translated from the coding sequence ATGGGTGATGACCTTAGCTACATCCACTCATATCCCCCGGAACCGAGCTCCCTCATTCCTCTTCTCCAGCGAACGCAGGAAAAGTTCGGCTACCTTCCCAGGAAGGCCCTTGAGGAGATTGCGAACTACCTCGGTGTCCCGCTCAGCAGGGTGTACGGCGTCGCCACCTTCTACGCCCAGTTCCGCTTCGAGCCCCTCGGGAAGTACGTCGTCAAAATCTGTCACGGGACGGCCTGCCACGTAAACGGCGCCGTGAACATATCCCAGGCCATAACCGAGGAGCTTGGGATTGAGGAAGGGCAAACGACGGAGGACGGTCTCGTAACGCTGGAGCGCGTCGCCTGTCTCGGATGCTGCAGTTTAGCGCCGGTCATAATGATAAACGACAAGGTCTTCGGCAAGCTCACGCCCGAGAAGGTCAGGAAGCTGATGAGAAAGCTCAGGGAGGGGAAGCTCGATGTCTGA